The following are encoded together in the Zingiber officinale cultivar Zhangliang chromosome 8A, Zo_v1.1, whole genome shotgun sequence genome:
- the LOC122010755 gene encoding serine carboxypeptidase II-3-like — protein sequence MTTTYGGIPTWCGGSQLSTAFMWQNFPTALHISHMNKSSTSMPINVKPSFSCLFFLILRLLLFCFLHCVASSTTRQRDVLNKFYFNNGAERSSSSSWARSLLSVSDLESKAYDNSGLKEGDKVVRLPGQPEGVHFDQYAGYVTVDRANGRALFYYFVEAAENSGSKPIVLWLNGGPGCSSLGYGAMEELGPFRVMSDGKTLYRNPYAWNEVANVLFLESPAGVGFSYSNTTSDYATSGDRRTAIDALVFLVNWFERFPEYKGRDLFITGESYAGHYVPQLAHAILHHKDRLINLKGIAIGNAVIDEETSNKGLLDYYWTHAFLADETIVAIHKFCNFSPGAQLQPPECNRAIAEANHVFTEVNVYNIYAPLCFSSGVTPTPKLPSIENFDPCTSNYVEAYLNNPKVQKALHANVTKLNYTWSGCSKVIQGWLDQPSTMLPIIHELLSNGIRVLKYSGDLDGRVPVTSTRYSLNKLKLKVKVPWRAWMLNNEVGGYTVVYDHNLTFTTVRGAGHSVPSYQPARALEMIKSFLQGLHLPVILRN from the exons CCAAGTTTCAGTTGtctcttcttcctcatcctccGCCTGCTCCTCTTCTGTTTCTTACACTGCGTGGCTTCCAGCACGACGAGGCAGAGAGATGTGCTAAACAAGTTCTACTTTAACAACGGAGCAGAGaggtcgtcttcttcttcttgggcAAGAAGTCTTCTTTCGGTATCCGACTTGGAGTCGAAGGCCTACGACAATAGTGGGTTGAAGGAGGGGGACAAGGTTGTTCGGCTGCCTGGCCAACCAGAAGGGGTGCATTTCGATCAGTACGCGGGGTATGTCACAGTTGACAGAGCCAACGGACGGGCTCTATTTTACTACTTTGTTGAGGCTGCCGAGAACAGCGGATCGAAGCCTATTGTGCTCTGGCtcaatggag GGCCGGGGTGTTCATCTCTAGGGTACGGTGCCATGGAGGAGCTCGGGCCGTTTCGAGTCATGAGTGATGGCAAGACTCTGTATAGGAATCCCTATGCTTGGAACGAAG TGGCGAACGTCTTGTTCTTGGAGAGTCCCGCCGGCGTCGGCTTCTCCTACTCTAACACCACATCGGACTATGCCACGAGCGGCGACCGTAGGACGGCGATTGACGCTCTGGTTTTCCTCGTCAACTGGTTCGAGCGATTCCCGGAGTATAAGGGGAGGGACTTGTTCATCACTGGCGAGAGCTACGCCGGGCACTACGTCCCCCAGCTAGCCCATGCCATACTCCATCACAAAGATCGCCTCATCAATCTCAAAGGCATCGCG ATCGGGAACGCGGTGATCGACGAGGAGACGAGTAACAAGGGGCTGCTTGACTACTATTGGACGCACGCGTTCTTAGCCGACGAGACCATCGTTGCAATCCACAAGTTCTGCAATTTTTCACCGGGTGCGCAACTACAGCCTCCGGAGTGCAACCGAGCTATCGCCGAGGCGAACCACGTTTTCACGGAAGTGAACGTCTACAACATATACGCACCTCTGTGCTTCTCATCGGGCGTGACGCCAACTCCAAAGTTGCCCTCG ATTGAGAATTTTGATCCTTGTACTTCTAATTACGTGGAGGCATACCTTAACAATCCTAAGGTGCAGAAAGCTTTACATGCCAATGTGACAAAGCTCAACTACACCTGGTCTGGTTGTAG CAAAGTGATACAGGGTTGGTTAGATCAGCCTTCCACAATGCTACCAATTATTCACGAATTGTTGTCTAATGGAATTAGGGTTTTGAAGTACag CGGTGACTTGGATGGAAGAGTTCCTGTTACTTCCACAAGATACTCCCTCAACAAGCTAAAGCTTAAAGTGAAGGTTCCATGGAGAGCTTGGATGCTTAACAATGAG GTTGGGGGATACACTGTGGTTTATGATCATAATTTGACATTTACTACTGTTCGGGGAGCAGGGCATAGTGTTCCAAGCTATCAGCCAGCTCGAGCTTTGGAGATGATTAAGAGTTTCCTTCAAGGGTTGCATCTCCCTgttattttaagaaattga